CCCTTCGAGGAGGCCGCCGGGCCCGGCGTAGGAGTCGCCCGGCACGTCGGCGACGGCGGCGAGGAGCGTCGGCAGGGCACCCTGCTCCTCGCTCTGCGACATCAGCCGGCTCAGGGCGCGCTCGACGGCGTGCCGCGCACGGCTCCGCCCCGCGGACCGCAGCAGGTTCGTCGCCGCGAGGCCCGGGTGCGCCGCGGTCGCGATCACCGGGGAGCCGGCCTCGTCGAGGCGGCGCTGGAGCTCGGTGGTGAACAGCAGGTTGGCCAGCTTGGACTGCGCGTACGCGACCATCGGCCGGTACGGCTTGCGCTCCCACTGGAGGTCGGTGAAGTCGATCGACCCCATCCGGTGACCGTTGGAGGAGACGGTGACGACGCGCCCCCGGATGCGCGGCAGGAGCAGGTTGGTGAGCGCGAAGTGCCCCAGGTGGTTGGTGCCGAGCTGCAGCTCGAAGCCGTCGGCGGTCCGGGTGAGCGGCGGGATCATGACGCCCGCGTTGTTCACCAGCACGTCGACGTCCCCCGTGAGCTCGGCTGCGAACGCGCGCACCGAGGCGAGGTCCGCGAGGTCGAGCCGGCGCACCTCGACGTCACCGGTCATCTCCGTCGCCGCGCGGCGCCCCTTGTCGAGGTCGCGCACGGCGAGGACGACGTGGGCGCCGCGCTCGGCGAGCACCTGCGCCGTCACCCGGCCGATGCCGCTGTTGGCGCCCGTGACGACGACGGTGCGCCCGGCCATGGCGGGGACGTCCGCCGCGGAGAATGTTGTCATGTGCAACATAGTAGGCAGCGACCACAATGTCGTCAACGACAACATGGGCGGTAGGCTCGGTGCGTGCCCGAGACGACCGACGAGCGCCGCTACCACCACGGCAACCTGCGCACCGCCCTGCTCGACGCGGCCGAGCAGCGCCTCCGCGAGACGAGCCCCGACCAGGTGACGCTGCGCGACCTGGCCCGCGAGATCGGCGTCAGCCACGGCGCGCCGCGCCGACACTTCGCGAACCGGCAGGCGCTGCTCGACGCGCTCGCGGAGGCCGGGTTCGCCCGGCTCGACACCGCGCTGCGTGGCGCCGTAGCGGACGCCGGCGCCGACTTCCCCCGACGCCTGCGCGCCGCCATGACCGCCTACGTGCGCTTCGCGACCGAGAACGCCGCGCTGCTCGAGCTCATGTACACGAGCAAG
The Cellulomonas sp. NS3 DNA segment above includes these coding regions:
- a CDS encoding oxidoreductase — protein: MTTFSAADVPAMAGRTVVVTGANSGIGRVTAQVLAERGAHVVLAVRDLDKGRRAATEMTGDVEVRRLDLADLASVRAFAAELTGDVDVLVNNAGVMIPPLTRTADGFELQLGTNHLGHFALTNLLLPRIRGRVVTVSSNGHRMGSIDFTDLQWERKPYRPMVAYAQSKLANLLFTTELQRRLDEAGSPVIATAAHPGLAATNLLRSAGRSRARHAVERALSRLMSQSEEQGALPTLLAAVADVPGDSYAGPGGLLEGRGAPTLVGRSAKARDRVLARRLWDVSEELTGVTFPRAAPGSVA
- a CDS encoding TetR/AcrR family transcriptional regulator, with protein sequence MPETTDERRYHHGNLRTALLDAAEQRLRETSPDQVTLRDLAREIGVSHGAPRRHFANRQALLDALAEAGFARLDTALRGAVADAGADFPRRLRAAMTAYVRFATENAALLELMYTSKHRAGAERIVEAATAPFTLMHGLVVEGQELGALPAGDPEQTGLVVFATLQGIASMINGSLVRPELLDGLVETAVEQLLGGARPGQAAGRSAPS